The Actinosynnema mirum DSM 43827 genomic interval CGCTACCTCACCGAACGCCTCCCGGTGATGGTCACCCCCCGATGGGTGCACAGCCGGGTCCAGCCGATCGCGGTCCGCGACGTGCTGCGCTACCTCGTGCAGGCCATCACCCTGCCGAAGGACACCAACCGGTCGTTCGACATCGGCGGCCCCGAGGTGCTCACCTACTTGGACATGATGCACCGGTACGCGCGCGCCGCCGGTCTGCCGAGGCGCCGCGTGCTGCCGGTCCCGCTGCTCACCCCCCGGCTGTCCTCGCACTGGGTCAACGTCATCACGCCCGTGCCCCGCTCGATCGCCTCGCCGCTGATCGAGTCGCTGGTCCACGACGTGGTGTGCCGCGAGAACGACCTGTGCGCGCTGCTGCCGGGTCCCCAGATCGGGTACGACCGGGCGGTGGAGTTGGCGCTCAACCGGGTCCGCGACACCGACGTGGAGACCCGCTGGTCGAACGCCTCGCTGCCGGGCGCGCCGTCCGACCCGCTGCCGAGCGATCCCGAGTGGTCCGGTGGCTCCTCGTACACCGACATCCGCACCCACCTCACCGGCGCGACCCCCGAGCAGCTGTGGCGGGTCGTGGAGGGCATCGGCGGCGAGAACGGCTGGTACTCGTTCCCGCTGGCCTGGGCCGTGCGCGGCTGGGCGGACCGGCTGGTCGGCGGGGTGGGGCTGCGGCGCGGGCGGCGCGACCCCGGCAGGCTCCAGGTCGGCGAGGCGCTGGACTGGTGGCGGGTCGAGGAGATCGAGCGGGGCGTGCTGCTGCGGCTGCGGGCGGAGATGCGCGTCCCCGGCAAGGCCTGGCTGGAGCTGCGGGTGCAGCCGCTGGTCGACGGGAGCGCGCGCTACCTGCAGCGGGCCGTGTTCGTGCCGCGCGGGCTGGTCGGGCACCTGTACTGGTTCGCGGTGTGGCCGTTCCACGGGATCGTGTTCGGCGGCATGGTCGGCAACATCGCCGCCGCCGCGGGGGCGGCCAACGCGGAGGACCGGCGGGCCTCGGGCTGGACGCCGCCACCGCCGAGGTCGGCCGAGCAGGCGCCGGGAAGATCGCCAGTGAAGCCGAGCTGACAAGCGAGTTCAGAAAGTCCTGATGGACCGAACGGCGCAACCCGGAGCAGACTCCACCGCTGTGAAGGCACTGGTCAAGGCTGAGGCCGGGCCGGGACTCTCGTTGACCGAGGTCCCCGACCCCACCCCCGGCGCGGGGGACGTGCTGGTGCGCGTCCTGCGCACCGGCATCTGCGGCACCGATCTGCACATCGACTCGTGGGACGAGTGGGCGGCGCGCACCGTGCGCGCCCCCCTCGTGCTCGGCCACGAGTTCACCGGCGAGGTCGCGGCCGTCGGCTCCTCGGTCACGGACGTCAAGGTCGGCGACCTGGTCAGCGGCGAGGGCCACCTGGTGTGCGGGGCGTGCCGCAACTGCAAGGCGGGCCGCAGGCACCTGTGCGCCAACACGCGCGGCCTGGGCGTGCACGAGAACGGCGCGTTCGCCGAGTACGTGGTGCTGCCCGAGGCGA includes:
- a CDS encoding SDR family oxidoreductase, producing the protein MRCLVTGATGYLGGRLVPRLLAEGHQVRCLVRDPGKLRDVPWAKRVEVVRGDVLDPDSLAEAMRDVDVVHYLVHSLNSPDFVDADRRAAENTARAAEDAGVGRIVYLGGLHPARGRLSPHLASRKQVGDTFLASRVPTVVLKAAVIIGSGSASFEMLRYLTERLPVMVTPRWVHSRVQPIAVRDVLRYLVQAITLPKDTNRSFDIGGPEVLTYLDMMHRYARAAGLPRRRVLPVPLLTPRLSSHWVNVITPVPRSIASPLIESLVHDVVCRENDLCALLPGPQIGYDRAVELALNRVRDTDVETRWSNASLPGAPSDPLPSDPEWSGGSSYTDIRTHLTGATPEQLWRVVEGIGGENGWYSFPLAWAVRGWADRLVGGVGLRRGRRDPGRLQVGEALDWWRVEEIERGVLLRLRAEMRVPGKAWLELRVQPLVDGSARYLQRAVFVPRGLVGHLYWFAVWPFHGIVFGGMVGNIAAAAGAANAEDRRASGWTPPPPRSAEQAPGRSPVKPS